In Temnothorax longispinosus isolate EJ_2023e unplaced genomic scaffold, Tlon_JGU_v1 HiC_scaffold_31, whole genome shotgun sequence, the following proteins share a genomic window:
- the LOC139824267 gene encoding uncharacterized protein, whose translation MLKTMKTHYYIRREDLRVTLGVTVYLCAREGIEAICQKQEVFYLAGFTNSGETKQKEGVDASTGTRVSATTLVRAHTALRPLITAHGQITAFDFAGTGNGGNSPSSSTCSSNNGGSNTSNQQKGGHRRTKTNPSANASSSQ comes from the exons ATGTTGAAAACCATGAAGACGCATTACTATATACGTCGAGAGGATCTCAGGGTCACCCTCGGGGTCACCGTTTATCTATGTGCGAGAGAAGGCATTGAAGCAATTTGCCAAAAACAAGAAGTTTTCTATCTCGCAGGATTCACGAACTCTGGAG AAACAAAACAGAAGGAAGGAGTTGATGCTTCAACAGGAACGCGCGTATCCGCGACTACACTGGTCCGTGCGCATACGGCTCTACGGCCTTTGATAACTGCTCATGGACAAATTACCGCCTTTGATTTCGCAGGCACCGGCAACGGCGGTAACAGTCCAAGTAGCAGCACCTGTAGCAGCAACAACGGCGGCAGCAACACCAGCAATCAGCAGAAAGGAGGACATCGGAGGACCAAGACGAATCCCTCGGCGAATGCTTCCTCGTCCCAGTAA